The DNA sequence GACAGTGGACAAAGACAACTGTAAACTAGTACCTTTACACAGAAAGCTTATACTAGTAAGCAGCTAAGAATGGATACCTTTTTTCTTGGCTCAAGGCAATCCATCATCATCTGGAAGCAAGGAATTGCACTTTTTTCCTTGATTTCTTTAAAAGCAGAACATGCTTTTGGATTATTGCATCAAACAATCTAGGCAATTGACATTTGGTGGTTAATTTCATTGCTATGCTATGAGCAGTCTTTGCTTTGACGTCCAAGATGGTAACTAAGTGGTTCTTTTTCCAACCGATatgagaagaaaacaaaaatattatataaccaACTCTATCCTGTTTATGCTAAGTCACAACTCATTGATTTATAACTTAAAAACCTTTTTCTCATATTAGCTCATCATCTTTTATCTTGTTAAACTGCAGGTGTTTCAAGATCAATCTCTGAGGCACCACCAACTCATTACACTCTCAAAATACACTACTTTTCCTTACTAGCAAAGAATTCAATAGAAAGATATGAATCAGGGGAATTCCAAGCAGGAGGCTACAAATGGTAGGTACACATTAATTTTCTCATTGGATTGATAGGGGAGGCTACAAACAAACCTATctccaatataatttatatttttcagtcTTTATACAATTACAGGAAGTTGGTTGTGTACCCAAGTGGAAACAAGAATAAGAATGAGAAAGAACACGTTTCTGTTTACTTGGCAATGGTAAGAGAAAATTGGCTCCAGACTGGTTGGCAGGTGTATGCTGATTTCAGCTTGTTTCTGCTTGATCAGAACAAGGACAACTACATGGTTCTTCACGGTATGTCTTTTTATCTTCTTCCAACTTCCATGTCTTCTTTTTTAGTCTGCCACAGACGGAATGTCCATAGATTATAAATTTCTTGCATATACATAGATGCAGAGGGAAGGGAAAGGCGGTTTCACGGATTGAAACTTGAATGGGGATTTGATCAATTCATCCCTCTTAAAGCTTTTAATGATGCAAGTAATGGGTTTCTGGTGGATGATACTTGTGTATTTGGGGCTGAAGTCTTTGTCTGTAAAGAAAGGAGCACAGGGAAAGGAGAGTGTCTATCAATGATTAAGGATGCTGTTATGAACAAGCATGTGTGGAGGGTTGAGAATTTTTCTAAGTTGGATGCAGAATGCAATGACTCCAAAACTTTCAACGCTGGAGATCACAAATGGTATcttatttctctctcttcctctctttaAAACCAATGTCATCTGGAAATTGATAGAATAAATATGCATGTGGAAATACGTTCTTACTTTTTCCTGTACTGGGGTTGTTTCAGGAAGATAAAGCTATATCCCAAAGGATATGGCAATGGAGTGGCCACTCAGCTCTCTCTTTATTTGGCTCTCTCTGATCCAACAGCTCTGCCTCCTGGCACTAAAATATATGCAGACTTCACCCTGCGTGTTCTCGACCAAATGAATGCCAAGCACTACTTTGGCAaaggtaaccaaaaaaaaaaaaaaaaaaagaaaaagaaaaaaagaaaagaaaaaagaaacactcTTATCATGATTACAATGGTGGGTGATTTATCTGAATTGTTTTGCAGCTAGTCAGTGGTTCAGTGCCTTAGATTT is a window from the Ziziphus jujuba cultivar Dongzao chromosome 11, ASM3175591v1 genome containing:
- the LOC107433325 gene encoding uncharacterized protein LOC107433325 isoform X2 — translated: MSSLCFDVQDGVSRSISEAPPTHYTLKIHYFSLLAKNSIERYESGEFQAGGYKWKLVVYPSGNKNKNEKEHVSVYLAMVRENWLQTGWQVYADFSLFLLDQNKDNYMVLHEGRERRFHGLKLEWGFDQFIPLKAFNDASNGFLVDDTCVFGAEVFVCKERSTGKGECLSMIKDAVMNKHVWRVENFSKLDAECNDSKTFNAGDHKWKIKLYPKGYGNGVATQLSLYLALSDPTALPPGTKIYADFTLRVLDQMNAKHYFGKASQWFSALDFERGWSRFMSLIHFTNSGYLIRDTCIIEAEVTVHGVANAL
- the LOC107433325 gene encoding uncharacterized protein LOC107433325 isoform X1, with product MSSLCFDVQDGVSRSISEAPPTHYTLKIHYFSLLAKNSIERYESGEFQAGGYKWKLVVYPSGNKNKNEKEHVSVYLAMVRENWLQTGWQVYADFSLFLLDQNKDNYMVLHDAEGRERRFHGLKLEWGFDQFIPLKAFNDASNGFLVDDTCVFGAEVFVCKERSTGKGECLSMIKDAVMNKHVWRVENFSKLDAECNDSKTFNAGDHKWKIKLYPKGYGNGVATQLSLYLALSDPTALPPGTKIYADFTLRVLDQMNAKHYFGKASQWFSALDFERGWSRFMSLIHFTNSGYLIRDTCIIEAEVTVHGVANAL